The Mesoterricola silvestris sequence TCGGGCCGGGGGGGGAGGGATGGGGCGTAGATGGGCATCAGGCGGGCCTCAGGGCGCGGATCAGGACTTCGTCGAGGCGGTCGTGCCGCGGCGTGAGCTGCACGAGGGTGGCGCCCCGGGCCTGGGCCCACCGGAAGGCCGCCACGGGATCGGGGTCCGCCAGTTCCAGGTCGTAGAGCCCGTTGCGGGCTTCCAGCACGGTGCCCAGCTGGCCCAGCTCGGCCTCCTGGTCCGGGCGCAGGGGATCCAGGAAGCGCAGCTCGAAGCGCCGCGCCAGCATGCGGCGCAGCCCCGCCATGCTGCCGGCGGCCTTCACCTCGCCCTTGTCCAGGATCACCAGCTGGTCCGCCACCCGCTCCACGTCCTGCAGGAGGTGGCTGGCCAGCAGGACGCTGGTGTCCAGCTCGGCCCGCACCTTCAGCACCAGGTCCAGCATGCGGGTGCGGCCCTCGGGATCCAGGCCGTTGGTGGGCTCGTCCAGGATGACCAGGTCCGGGGAGTGCACCAGGGCCTGGGCCAGCTTGACCCGCTGGCGCATGCCCGTGGAATAGCCCGATACGTTGCGGTACCGCGATTCGTCCAGCCCCACGAAGTAGAGCGCCTCGTGGGCGCGGTCCCGGGCCTGGCGCGCGGAAAGGCCGCTCAGCTCGCCCCAGAAGGCCACCTGTTCGTACGCGGAGGCGTCCTCGATGAGGGCGTCGTACTCGGGCATGTACCCGATGCGGGAACGCAACTTCGCCGCATCGGGGGCCCCCAGGGGCACGCCCAGCACCTCGCCCCGGCCCCCTGCGGGCCGCAACAGGCCCAGCAGCGTCTTGAGGAGCGTGGACTTGCCCGAGCCGTTGGGGCCAAGGAGACCGATGATCCCCGGCTCCAGTTCCAGGGTCACTCCCCGAAGGGCG is a genomic window containing:
- a CDS encoding ABC transporter ATP-binding protein: MLAFEDLEVRYGPVVALRGVTLELEPGIIGLLGPNGSGKSTLLKTLLGLLRPAGGRGEVLGVPLGAPDAAKLRSRIGYMPEYDALIEDASAYEQVAFWGELSGLSARQARDRAHEALYFVGLDESRYRNVSGYSTGMRQRVKLAQALVHSPDLVILDEPTNGLDPEGRTRMLDLVLKVRAELDTSVLLASHLLQDVERVADQLVILDKGEVKAAGSMAGLRRMLARRFELRFLDPLRPDQEAELGQLGTVLEARNGLYDLELADPDPVAAFRWAQARGATLVQLTPRHDRLDEVLIRALRPA